Genomic window (Flavobacterium oreochromis):
TTCATAAATAACAAAGAAGGATTTGCTATAGGAGACCCTATAAATGAACATCCTTGTATAATAAAAACAGAAAATGGAGGTATTACTTGGAAAAAAATTAATGAAGCCAATCTGCCATATTTTAGATCAGGAGAATCTTTTTTTGCAGCAAGTAATACAAATCTTAATTATCAAAAAGGGACACTCTTTATGGTTTCTGGAGGTAAATCTTCCAATCTATATAGTTCTAAAGATAAAGGTATTAGCTGGAATAAATACTCAACTCCTATTATTCAGGGAGAAAGTATGACAGGAATATTTACATCTGATTTTTTAAATGATAAAATAGGAATAATAGCAGGAGGTAATTATGAAAAATTAAATGATAATACATTAAATAAAGCAATTACTTTTAATGGAGGAAAAAACTGGCAATTATTAACTAAAAAAGAGGCTTTTGGATATACATCTTGTATACAATTTATCCCTAATACAAACGGAAAAGGCTTATTAGCAACAACAGAAGCAGGCATTTTTATTCCAAAAACAGAGGTGAAAATTGGAATAAATTATTACCTGATAATGATTTTGTTGCTTTTAAATTTATTAACTCTACTACTGCAATTGCCTCTGGTAAAAATAGAATTGTACGATTAAATTTAATAAAGCAATTAGCTTTTAAAAATGAATCCAAGACCTATTGAATGTAACATTTTTTTGCTAAAAGGAAAAAAGAACTTAGATTGACCAAAAAGCCAGCCAAAAAACATTAACATAAAAGGGTAGAGGGGTAAAACTAAAATTAAGAGTAGAAAATAATAAAAAAACCAATGTATATCTTCTTTAGTCAATCCTATGAACTGCATAAAATACGAAGAAATACGAGCAGATAATGAACCATTTATTGCAAATACAATAAAAATAACTACTAATTGATAATTAGATTTAATTCCCCAACGTTCTTTAAGTTTATTCATTTAATTATATTTTCACAAA
Coding sequences:
- a CDS encoding WD40/YVTN/BNR-like repeat-containing protein encodes the protein MKKVFLIFNIFLLISACNTVKNDFLHTVNTIKIDTLLIDKISSRALLIDEDYVWFGANQGNFGCISLKDKSIFRSKIVEKNIKLEFRSIAQTKEDIFLLSIANPALLYKVNKKTKIVEKVYEEHHEKVFYDAMLFINNKEGFAIGDPINEHPCIIKTENGGITWKKINEANLPYFRSGESFFAASNTNLNYQKGTLFMVSGGKSSNLYSSKDKGISWNKYSTPIIQGESMTGIFTSDFLNDKIGIIAGGNYEKLNDNTLNKAITFNGGKNWQLLTKKEAFGYTSCIQFIPNTNGKGLLATTEAGIFIPKTEVKIGINYYLIMILLLLNLLTLLLQLPLVKIELYD
- a CDS encoding DUF6787 family protein → MNKLKERWGIKSNYQLVVIFIVFAINGSLSARISSYFMQFIGLTKEDIHWFFYYFLLLILVLPLYPFMLMFFGWLFGQSKFFFPFSKKMLHSIGLGFIFKS